One genomic segment of Pseudorca crassidens isolate mPseCra1 chromosome X, mPseCra1.hap1, whole genome shotgun sequence includes these proteins:
- the LOC137217292 gene encoding olfactory receptor 3A1-like — IPMYFFLANLSLLDTAYISTMVPQILVHLLAPVRVMPRHACLTQIFFLHFLAPWECCLCTATAYDHYAAICQPLRYLVLMGQRTRTGLASISCLLALTSALTHTILAALLKFCGPRLITHFSCDLPPLLKLSCSTTWANELALLFFGFLVALAPCALVVSSYIHVVAAVFRTHSAEGRRKAFSTRGAHITMVCIFYITSVLHCILPSSSHSGLRDRVLSVLYVGLAPMLDPIVYGTCEARPHSSTVRLAHT, encoded by the coding sequence ATTCCCATGTATTTCTTCCTGGCCAACCTCTCGCTGCTGGATACTGCCTATATCTCCACCATGGTGCCCCAGATTCTAGTACATCTGCTGGCACCAGTGCGGGTCATGCCCCGTCATGCTTGTCTCACCCAGATATTCTTTCTCCACTTCCTGGCTCCCTGGGAGTGCTGCCTGTGCACAGCCACGGCCTATGACCACTACGCAGCCATCTGCCAGCCACTGCGCTACCTAGTCCTCATGGGCCAAAGGACCCGGACAGGACTGGCTTCAATCTCCTGCCTGCTTGCTTTGACCAGTGCCCTCACCCACACCATCCTTGCGGCTCTCCTCAAGTTCTGTGGACCCCGCCTTATCACCCACTTCTCTTGTGACCTCCCTCCACTGCTCAAACTCTCTTGCTCCACCACGTGGGCCAATGAACTTGCCCTGCTCTTCTTCGGTTTTCTGGTGGCTCTTGCACCCTGTGCCCTGGTTGTGAGCTCCTATATACATGTTGTCGCTGCGGTTTTCAGGACTCACTCTGCCGAGGGCCGAAGAAAAGCCTTTTCTACCCGTGGCGCTCACATCACCATGGTCTGTATTTTCTACATCACTTCAGTCCTCCACTGCATCCTTCCCAGCTCTTCACACTCTGGCTTGAGAGACCGGGTTCTTTCtgtgctgtatgtgggcctcgcTCCCATGCTCGACCCCATCGTCTACGGCACATGCGAAGCAAGGCCACACTCCTCCACAGTGCGGCTGGCACATACCTGA